The Etheostoma cragini isolate CJK2018 chromosome 10, CSU_Ecrag_1.0, whole genome shotgun sequence nucleotide sequence ACCACTTTGGCTCTACTACCCCAGGGACCAACATcaaactttacaataaggtGAGAAAAGAAAGATTGTGTAGCATGAAAGGATGAAGCCAAAAGCCCACTGTCAACCTACAAATTTAGTCTGCATTGTCATCAGTTACTGTTTTTCTCTGCCCAGTTTAATCTATTCTTTTCTCTTAATGTGCAGCTGACGTCATGCCTGGCCGATGTGTTTTCCCAGCGCTGTGAGGTGAACAGAAAGGCTAGTGTGGGAGGCTGCATCATCAACACCTGCGGCTGGGTCAAGGGCTCTGGATACCAGGCTCTGGTCCACTGTGCCTCAGCCTTCGAGGTGGATGTGGTGCTGGTGCTGGACCATGAAAGGCTCTACAATGAACTCAAACGAGACCTCCCTCACTTTGTACGGGTTGTGCTTCTACCCAAGTCCGGAGGGGTGGTAGAGCGCTCCAAGGAGTGCAGGCGGGATACTCGTGATGAGAAAATCCGCGAGTATTTCTACGGCTTTCGTGGTGTGACCTTCTATCCATTTTCCTATGAGGTGCGTTTCTCAGATGTCCGCATCTACAAGATTGGTGCACCATCCATCCCAGACTCGTGCTTGCCACTGGGAATGTCTCAAGATGACACACAGCTAAAGCTGGTGCCTGTGACACCAGGCAGAGACCTCACATATCATGTGCTGAGTGTGAGTAGTGCTGAGGACGGAGAGGAAGGTGCTAGAAAGGGTATAGTCGAAAGCCCTGTGTGTGGCTTTATTGTGGTGACTAATGTGGACACCCAAGCACAGGTAATGAAAGTGCTGTCCCCAGCACCTAGACCACTGCCCAGACACACTCTACTTATCATGGACATCCGCTTCATggacatgaaataaaatgaattattaaaggGAAGAGGACTTTGTTGCAAAAGAAGTGGGGATCATTTTTAGGAGGAGTTTTGTTAGGAAGAATTTTGTTTCTTAATTGTTTCTTTGTAGCTTGTAAGGACTACAGAcggcaaaagagaaaaagatttaAGTAAGGAA carries:
- the clp1 gene encoding polyribonucleotide 5'-hydroxyl-kinase Clp1; translation: MATEGAETASEEVPVPGKASTRFDLEKETELRFEVEAGEAAEQVDLELLTGMAEVFGSELNRNKKYTFGPGSKIAVFTWQGCSVNLYGKPEVAYVSKDTPMLLYLNTHAALEQMRKQAERDNERGPRVMVVGPTDVGKSTVCRLLLSYAVRVGRRPTLVELDVGQSGVSVPGTVSALCIERPADVEEGFSVQAPLVYHFGSTTPGTNIKLYNKLTSCLADVFSQRCEVNRKASVGGCIINTCGWVKGSGYQALVHCASAFEVDVVLVLDHERLYNELKRDLPHFVRVVLLPKSGGVVERSKECRRDTRDEKIREYFYGFRGVTFYPFSYEVRFSDVRIYKIGAPSIPDSCLPLGMSQDDTQLKLVPVTPGRDLTYHVLSVSSAEDGEEGARKGIVESPVCGFIVVTNVDTQAQVMKVLSPAPRPLPRHTLLIMDIRFMDMK